One Mycobacteroides abscessus ATCC 19977 genomic window carries:
- a CDS encoding citrate synthase → MPVADNNDFATLQYPGGETKLDIVRATEGADGFALGKLLADTGYTTFDAGFVNTASTKSAITYIDGDAGILRYRGYPIEQLADKSTFIEVSYLLIYGELPTPQQLEDFTTKIQRHTLLHEDLKRFFDGFPRNAHPMPVLSSAANALSAYYQDSLDPHDDAQVELSTIRLLAKLPTIAAYAYKKSVGQPFLYPDNTLTLVENFLRMTFGLPAEPYEVDPEIVRALDMLLILHADHEQNCSTSTVRLVGSSDANLFTSVSGGINALWGPLHGGANQAVLEMLERIRSEGGDTHDFVRRVKNREDGVKLMGFGHRVYKNYDPRARICKEQADKILGKLGGDDQLLEIAKALEEAALTDDYFVERKLYPNVDFYTGLIYRAIGFPTRMFTVLFALGRLPGWIAHWREMHSEPGKIGRPRQIYTGYGERQYP, encoded by the coding sequence ATGCCTGTGGCCGACAACAATGATTTCGCTACTCTCCAGTACCCCGGAGGCGAAACCAAGCTGGATATCGTCCGCGCGACCGAAGGTGCCGATGGGTTCGCGCTGGGCAAGCTGCTGGCTGACACGGGCTACACCACGTTCGATGCGGGTTTCGTCAACACCGCATCGACGAAGAGCGCCATCACCTACATCGACGGGGACGCCGGCATCCTGCGTTACCGCGGTTACCCGATTGAGCAGCTCGCCGACAAGTCCACCTTCATCGAGGTGAGCTACCTGCTCATCTACGGTGAGCTGCCCACCCCGCAGCAGCTGGAGGACTTCACCACCAAGATCCAGCGCCACACGCTGCTGCACGAGGACCTCAAGCGGTTCTTCGACGGCTTCCCGCGCAATGCGCACCCCATGCCGGTGCTCTCCAGTGCCGCGAACGCGCTGAGCGCGTACTACCAGGACTCGCTGGACCCGCATGATGACGCACAGGTCGAGCTGTCCACGATCCGGTTGCTCGCCAAGCTGCCGACGATCGCGGCCTATGCCTACAAGAAGTCGGTCGGGCAGCCGTTCCTGTACCCGGACAACACGCTGACCCTCGTCGAGAACTTCCTGCGGATGACCTTCGGCCTTCCCGCCGAGCCGTACGAGGTCGACCCGGAGATCGTGAGGGCCCTGGACATGCTGCTCATCCTGCATGCCGACCACGAGCAGAACTGCTCCACCTCGACGGTGCGTTTGGTCGGCTCCTCGGACGCCAACTTGTTCACCTCCGTGTCCGGCGGCATCAACGCGCTGTGGGGCCCGCTGCACGGCGGTGCCAACCAGGCGGTGCTGGAGATGCTCGAGCGCATCCGCTCGGAGGGCGGCGATACCCACGACTTCGTGCGCCGGGTGAAGAACCGCGAAGACGGCGTCAAGCTCATGGGCTTCGGGCACCGCGTCTACAAGAACTACGACCCGCGCGCCCGGATCTGTAAGGAACAGGCCGATAAGATCCTGGGCAAGCTCGGCGGCGATGACCAGCTGCTCGAGATCGCCAAGGCCCTCGAGGAAGCCGCGCTCACCGACGACTACTTCGTCGAGCGCAAGCTGTACCCGAACGTCGACTTCTACACCGGACTGATCTACCGGGCCATCGGCTTCCCGACGCGCATGTTCACCGTGCTGTTCGCGTTGGGCCGCTTGCCCGGCTGGATCGCGCACTGGCGTGAGATGCATTCGGAGCCGGGCAAGATCGGCCGCCCGCGGCAGATCTACACCGGCTATGGGGAGCGTCAGTACC